The region GACGCTGTTGTGAAGGAAATCAAAGACAAAGGTCAGTTCTATTGTATTCATGTATGCTAATTAATAGTGTTTTGAATGTGTGAAATTTTGTTGGCATGCATTCTGAAGTCTTTATTACTAAAATAGTatgagattttattattaattttaataatgagaattgtaaataatgaatgattttactaaaataaacatgataACCATTTTCACttgttatcataattatttcactacattatttgaattattatcatcatttaCAACTATtcacatatttaattattatcaaattttgtaattatatttatcaattgattatttattgatagattgAAATTATAGAAACAAGGaacaaaaagtttttataaaagaaagatGAAAAAAGTTCTGTGATAGCATATTGAGTCTTTGTGAGATAAGATAAACTTGTTTACAATTTTGTGCTCTTAACTTTAGTAGGAATAAACTTTGTTTTGAAAGggacataaattaataatggtAGATAAAGCAGAGACAAAGGATATTTCATTGAgaatttaaagaatagaatatattatgatatataatatcaaaaattataatacaaaataatgatacaatattattcataGTAAAACCacattatatatgtatatgctCTTTTTGAAtggttatatttttgtatactaaagttttcaaaatattaagatttattgatttatgatGTTTGTCCTTGTCAGAATAAGGATAAGTTATAGGTAAATTGTATTTTCCGTTGAAAAactaatatatgtatttatatatacattatacatattaaaaatatcaaccaACTATAACTAGGTATTCTGTACAAAAAAACGTAACAGCAGCTGAAAAAAAAAGTGGTTCTGCTTTACCCTTAGGGTACAGTAGCCTAACCaaactgaaaaatataaaatctcatccccgcggtttcactagctttgctccgctcctgttggtcttagcgtgataatatatagcctatagccttcctcgataaatgggctatcaaacactgaaagaatttttcaaatcggaccagtagctcccgagattagcgcgttcaaacaaacaaaaaaactcttcagctttatgtTCATGTATAACGTCCAAAAAaactaaagagtttgtttaggCGTGCTTCTCTCAGGAACTAATTgtatgatttgaaaaatttcttCACTGTTGGATTTGAAGGTGATTCCCATCTTGAGTTAAATATGTTCCACGGGCCCATTAGGGCCAtctgaaacataataatttgccaattattttgaataaaaaaagcctttattttcatgtatgtGATATGTATCAGTTCATATAAATACTAAGAATATTTATTGCATCTAGGCGGTGAAGCCGTAGCCGACTACAACTCAGTAGTTGAAGGCGAGAAGATAATTAAAACAGCTCTCGACAAATATGGCCGTGTTGATATTCTCATCAATAATGCGGGAATCTTGCGTGATAGGAGTTTCCCCAAGATCTCTGAACAGGTAAGacatttgttaattaattagcaCTTATGAGGTAGATTGACCACCTCGGGGTTCGATTCcgggtggagacgaagaaaaaaaaatatggtttgGTCTGGCAGAACACTTCTGTGTTCTCTGCTTGCTTTGGAggcaagtaggtgatcagtcAGAAGGCTGCCTccaaagaaaatcgatcagtgaaataGATGTATAATGTACTGCCCTTTACCCAACTAGGATGTATAATGTACTGCCCTTTACCCAACTAGGGGACATGAGAAAGATTGCttattttactaatattatagatagggaggtgaataggggaattttctgtaatactcgagcgtggcagtttaagatatgagagataccttagacctaatagaacaaccttgttaactatttagctctatatgtagtgacgcgcgcctaggatagacgatcagattaaaaaaaaatcgatagtctgaaatactcgagcacgtcagattaagatattgggggttgattttagtgttttaacactaaatttaactaatctgaccataagtccttgacgccgccgagttatagggtcgcgaacttgtaaaaaaaaaatgataatccggcattctcgagcgtgcttttttttaattttcattttgaagaatataatctaaaacctacaaaaaatacaaaatctgccggtttccgcatgactggaagtctggaggagccatttcgtcttacgaaaaacgcgttgcagcatataagtcgcgaactttactttttccaaaaaaaaattttaaataaacaaaaaaggtaattttattctataaaaaaggtcacttttcatttttgtccaaacttttttttacttgaagcatcataaaaactcaaactcccggttttttgagtatatctcgaaaactgagggtgttaagaaaaattgatttGAAATAACGATGTTTAAAAAGAGAAACCCACacacctttttcggtcagattaagagaacccaccaacatttttgtcagattagaaaacatgctttcaggataccaagataaacctccccaatgaaaatctgacgcgctcgagtatttcaaaaggactttttttctgcattttcaaaaattcatcgtaacttatcgtcacgccgtaatcgtcagtttttttaaggggagcttctttggggcctacttaacacccttTCCGAAAAtttgacgcgctcgagtaaatttttttttgtgcatttttgacgaatttatatgcctagccccaccacgcaaaccggcagattagtataccgttgttatcagaggcacttggggcatacgtagtatgaatatctgacgcgctggagaatgcccaagtaactgttttttttacatttttgaaaacccgtacacgccaaacccaccgctaaaatagtttttaccatagaagcttttcttttcgattttaatttatctttcgattttgataagtctccacgacgccgttgaattacgccatttagctacctcgcatCTATtataaacgcgctaatctcagatctgaattgtttttttgtcaattgatagatagtccatttatcgaggaaggatattataggctatatcatcacgctaagagcaattggagcggagcaatgcgggtaaaaccttGGGGTAATCGCTTAGCTATAATTTCAGAACAATATCAATacataaattgtttttgaGGTCATCATTACTAAAATACTAAGCGACTTCCATAATGTTTTTTTGGAAAGTAgcatctttaatttttttaatttagatttcaGTGAAAGTAGGGTCTTTAATTCCGAAGGTCCTCGTAACTGTAGGTACACATATTAGAGTATCCCAACATGGTAATTTGTTCCACATTTTAGATGGACATATTGcgtataaaatacttactttaaaataaacacaaattttacatttagaaaaaaaataccaacATTTCCTTAAATTTTATGCTTTCcacttaaaaaattaatggTCACGTATTAATTTCacattaatgtatttttaccCTGTGCAGTGTGCACCTTAATTTTCGGAAATCAGTTCAGAAAGAtctataaatgtataaaatgtagCAATCAATTTGGCTAATTCACAAGATTAACGATTTACGAGCGGAAAAAGTAATAGTTCAATTAAAAGGTCATCAAACTGTTGTCactaattattagattattaattGTTAGTAAGTTTCTAAAACacactataaataataatattgcgcatcaaaatattatgaatgattgTTCCACTTGCAAgtttttatctttatcattaaaactcaaaggtCACAAACACATTACACAGTTCGCACTTTAACCGGTTTTAGTGTTATTTAGAGCTTTGGATACTAACTTGgtgtaaaattttagtttaacAACATACTcctcacattttttatatttaaaatgttaaagtaGTATACACGAATTTATTactatgaatatattattcaatGCCTAGGTACCTTTATGATATTGAGAAATCAAGAAACTTACGTAAAGCATAAAGAAGTATAGGTACGTCTAAGTATACATATTTAGGTATGGAGAGGTTCCACCAGTACAGGTCGCGTcaagtaaaaagaacgctgacgGTTAAGCTGCGCATTGGCGATTTATCGCTCTATTTGGTGTTATGAGGTggtataagaataacaaataggtatGTAGTTGCGAAGCCAATTTCGCGAGcctagttcaaaaataaaataatcggcacatagcttacgtgcaaaactcgatccatgcgcaaacacaccccatcactttcatctagcgttctttttacgtgACGCGTACTGTATCTACATTCTTTATTTTGATAGTAGCgtgtgttaaaattataattctatAATCAGTACAAATACtgcataataaatagatacgaATGTAGATAAAACGCTCTGTAATCATATTATGTCATTTATGATAAACAATTTTccgcaaaaatataaaataatagttcaggatacatcgcccatttttgcaagtgactactatcaagctaattttccgtttgtagctttattttgatgagacgcccaataatttcgtgtacgaaagtctcgattgtggtagctaacagagataacaaggataaatatttttgatttgatggttctcaaatatttattactaactgaatgaatttttttttgttcaatctcaagataattacctaaattattcgaaaaaatatttgtcctacaaaatctatggtttgttcaaagagtccccctttccaaagtgtatcgataacgaggtcatcataaatgattactaacaagctgatttttttgttttcacttagttaatgtttatataattcaacagacatattgtcctacaaattgcgtaataaatatttgagaaccatcaaatcaaaaaattttatccttgttttctctgttagctaccacaatcgagagtttcgtacacgaaattattcggtgtctcatcaaactaaagctacaaacggaaaatcagcttgatagtagtcacttgcaaaaatgggcgatgtatcctgaactataacaACATCGAGGATAAATCCTTAGTGTATttcattacttattatttgattCTTTACCTAATTCCTAAAAgtagtactttaaaataaatattaatcattcggctttatactttttaacatattgaaattaaaaaaaaaaaacaaaatcgaTCCCCTCCGCGTCGGGGGATTCCAATTTTttctacttaaaaaaaatctaatttataaAGCGTTTGAATGGtataaaaccaaatatcaaattacgtacaaatcttttaaaataacagttagaaaattgtaatctttttcatataataatctCAAGGATTCGAACGGTAGGTAAATTAGTATTCTACTGTAAAATAACACTTTTCAGCACATGAAATGTAGGTACTAGTTATATGTacgacaataatatttttcgtaTACAATTAGAAAAAGCAAATTACATAAAGTTGTATAAAACTAGAATACCTATATTGACTATTGGTTTATATTTGgtcattatttacattttttaaggTTCAACAAACACAAAATTCTTTGCCCTCATTATCTACAACCTCATACGAAtcagtttaatttaaacattaggTATCAACACATCTATCGCCTTTAGTGCCATTCCGtactttacataatatataggtaccaaGCACACATCGactcaaattaaaaattaaaatgtacctTTTATTTTCGACTCTTCCATCAGTtacaataagaaatattaaaccTAGTGTTTATCGCGTTTTAAATGTAAGTGGAAGAACTTTATCATGCCCTAACCCATTTGTCATATTTATCCAGATGTTTAAAATGCCTTATGGTATCCCAATTCCTTTGAATCAACATTTCTAACATATTAATGATATCATTGTTAATTCGTGGGTGCTCACTTTAAGTTTGTGTATAGATTTTACGTGGATATACGTAGTAAATCTCATTTTAGCAATATAGGGTTATACGAGAAGAAAATAAACCATGTGAAATATACAGAACGCATGCATGCGCTATGCGCCGCATGGGATAATTAGCTCTAGAAACCGccttaaaaaaagaaaatggtGAGAATCTCTTCCTAAAATAAAACTCTTTTGTATATAGGATTGGGATCTCGTCAATGCAGTTCACTTGAAGGGTGCGTTCAAAACAACGCAGGCAGCATGGGAGACCTTCAAGAAACAGAAGTTTGGGCGCGTCGTGATGACGTCGAGTAATGCGGGTCTAATGGGCAACTTTGGACAATCTAATTACAGGTactgtacaatgtacatatagTTATTCGAAATTTTCAAGTGTATTTAGTATGAATTAATACTTTGATCCGATAATGTAAATGGTTACctatgttatttaatatttaaactgcTCCCGATGATCGAGTACGCTTATCTTATTCATTCAAGTTTGTTAATGGTTAATAAGGCAGATTGCAGGTTTAGAggagatttaaaaaaatctttttgtaagtctgttttcaatatttttacttgtGTCAATTTAATGCGGATGCATAGGAAACCTTGCAGAGTATTTATCACTTTTGTAGACATAaacagtgtaaaataaaatgttaattatgtataatgatGTCATAATTTCGTTTTTATACCATACAAATATACCGACAAAAATATGTTCagaaatacataaaacaacGATTTTACTTATTGTCTAGTGCCGCAAAAATGGGTCTGGTCGGTCTAGCGAGTACACTCGCGATCGAAGGTgctaaatataacataaaagtGAACACGATTGTACCGACCGCGGCCTCCCGGCTCACGGAGGACATTCTGCCCCCGGACATGTTCCAGGCTATGAAGCCGGAGCTCATTGCCCCGGTTGTGGTAAGTTTTcgattttttttgataatttttatgagagtggtatattgttttgttggtagagtacctactacctactatCAAATCAATTATCAATTTGAGAGATGTAAAATATTCGTAAACTTAATATTCGTAAACTTTCCTACTTTCGACCAagaattgaatttgaatttcctCATGACCAAGTTTTGGCCATGAGGAAATTCAAAGGTTCATTTTTAAACCTTTGAATTTCCTCATGGCCGAAACTTGGTCACATTATCTATTACAAAAAGTCTGGTAAAAGTGATCAAGCAAATATTAGATCAATTAACTACTTGGCCAACAATTTTGTAACTgtaaatttactttattatagGCATACATGGTACACGATTCATTCGAAGACAGCGGCATCATAATAGACTCGACGCTCGGTTTTGCGCACAAGGCTCACTTGGTCAGGTCAAAAGGCACGCCATTGAGGTAAGGTATTTTACGTTGTTAGCCAaaaattagtattattatgGTGGTTATGTAATTAATGCTTGGGATTTGttcatttttacatttttttctaattttaacggatttttcccaattaataaatatacaggccgaattgagaacctcctcctttttgtgaagtcggttaaaaaggaGGCTTACTTATTTTACATTAGGATCACTATTATTAATatcgttaattaattttatattctaacGCCATGAGTCACTACAATGGCCAAAAAAAGCAATTGATTAACATAGAATAGcgaaacattaattaattatttaacaataaagaAGACTATTTCCTGTCTATGTTCTTCTGTGTTCAGAAgaaatttagttattttatttgtttaaattttaatttgttaaataacaGGAACAACCCATCAGACCCAGTAACAATAGAATCCGTGAAAGAAAAATGGACGGATGTCGTCAACATGAGCAGCGCGAAGAGGATCGACAAAATCACAGAAGTCACTATGGATTTGGTGCAGAGCTTGCAggttagttattatttattattaattataagacaTTTTGTTGCGTTCTAGAATGATCTAATAGTGGTCTAGGAGTTGGTACACATGGCTTCCAGTGAAAAACAGGGGATCTATATTATGATGTGTTAAATGTGTATGTTGTGTATGGTTTTTTTCTCGAAACACAGATAAGGGAAGGACTATTAAGAAATTTTGATCATTTATACCTCATTAAAAGTTTCTAACCTTTATTCCTGACCAGATCTacaatttgttaaatatataatagtaaTATCACGTTGTTTCTAATGATGGCGGCATgaggaaataaattaatggtagtaagtaaataattttccaaTATCCTATTTACTGTCGTCACTATAAACAGGATAATATATGTTTAAGGATGTTTGTTTTGAGGATATAATTGATTGAGGTAGTTACCATAgtttatgtacttaattatgTAACACTTTATATGAATGACCAGTCTCTGAATTTCCACCCTGTATTTCGTACTTTAGTTTATGGCACTTCCTTCTTATTCAACCTCgacataaaaaagtttcaaccgactttaaaaaaagAGGAGGTTCAAGTCGACTGTATTTCATTCGTAATAATGAGTGCCCTAAGTTCTACTCAACTTTATATAATCTTAATGAAAACTAGCTacccgtccgcggcttcgcccgctttgtctaaaacctaataaattatatactaaaacctttcgcttgaattttatttatttatttattttacattcacatttcataaacaatttaCAAATGTAGTTAATGTCGTATATcatgaatcactctatctattaaaaaaaaccgcatcaaataaaatccgttgcgtagttttaaagatttaagcatacaaagggacatagggacagagaaagcgactttgttttatactatgtagtgatattacCCAAAATCGGAACATTTGAGTTAAATGAATGCACTTATATATTCACTGCTAAGCAAAACCAAACATACGACATACATACTTTTGCACTCatgatattttaatcttaagtgatattatgttttatgttttaggACTTCGAGGAACGAAGCAAGTTGGACAGCGAAAATCCATCGCACTGGTCGACTTATAGTTACAACTCGAAGGACCTTGTTTGTTACGCTTTAGGAggtaaaacaaataacatcataattaaataacatttagtTATCTATTTGTTGGTAATTGATTGCATcttttaaagaattaaaaaaagaaatattaatcgaaatctaatttttataattattttgttgttttctgAAATCAGCatgacaatatattatttaacatattttaacataataagaTTCAGTTTATATGATGAGAtgtaaaattaagtattagcattatacaacttaatacgtaaaaacttttaaatgtaaaaagttCATTGTTTGTTGTTGTGGCTCGTAAAATtgttctacataatataatattttatttgtttttaattaatatactatgtaaaaataataaaattgtattatgtttGTCTTTTCACAGTTGTATAATTGCTTGACACATTAGTTTTACCTatctatcactacatagtataaaacaatgtcgctttctctgtccctatgtccctttgtatgcttaaatctttaaaactacgcaatggattttgatacgtttttttttaaatagatagaataattcaagaggaaggttttagtatataatttattaggttttagacaaagcgggcaaagccgcgtgCGATAAGctagttatctatatattaaacCGTTTAGTGCCTATAAAatcagttttatataaaataactcaGTCCATTACCTCAATAAACTTCTTATAACTgaataacagaaaattattttcttgtaCTACGAATATACGTAATTACTGTTTTATAGTTGGTGCATCCGTGGTGAACCCATCAGACCTTAAGTTCTTATACGAGAGCCATGAAGATTTCACAGCTTTGCCGACTTTCTTCATCTTAATGGGAATGTGCATGGAATCGCCTGTAGTTAGCAAGGCAATGCCTCCTGGCAAATATGCTGATTTCACTAATGTAAGTATTTAGTACTAGGTTGCTAAACTGATATTAACGTTTACCTGTTGAAAGATAAATTACTCACAAACGGacattaacccattgagccccaagcggcccgatcggtcccagacacaatagattttctattgtgtctgtggttccggggcctgagttactaCAACGTCGTCAAAAATTTTTGGGCGACACTGTATAAAGCatgttcattaaaattaacatctCATTTCGTGGCAGTATGTTCTAAGTACATTGTATCGATCATAACATGTATCGATCGATAACTCTgcctaatacaaaaaaaagcaGAGTTTTGCTTCGGACAATTTTTGAgtgtcatatattttattcaagtaaGTACCTTTATAGATGAAACtgattattttcattgtatttttatacagaTTCTACACGGAGAGCAGTACGTGGAGTTCCTGGACGAATTCCCAGGTACTGAGGGACAATACACAACCAGAAACTATGTGGTCGACTTATTGGACAAGGGCTCGAGTGCTGTTGCTATTGTTAACAGTGAGTATAGCTTTTGGTCCCTAGTTCTTTATGCAGGATGATTGGAAGAAAGTGATGTActtacagatttttttttttgcattttgtaATGGCTAAATTGGCATTGCACACATATAGTGCAATGCCAAtgcaatacaataaaaaatgtgtgcgtgtactaggtTACACAcataagaagtgaaacttatttatgaccttattaaaaaaaaaaaattactataatattatgcaactttacagaaataagtcgaatcacgcgtggtagggataagaaaaagatggcgcgtaacggaaaaatgtcacgcgtaacgaaaaaatgttacactaaatttttttccaaccccgataaagaagtttcactccaaaaaatatatcattaacattgtttttagttttataactaTTCTATTTagaatgatttattattactttactTCTACAAGTCCAGcattctatatttatataacagtttgtcataaaaatgtatttaatgttttgaaaattatGAAGAAGCATAATACTGTCCTGTGTGTATGGAATAATCAATCATCATCTgttaacaaaacaattatgTTTAAGAATGTACTGTTTTATTGTGGTTTTAATCAAGTATTCCGTAAtgattacaatttaatattgtttgaataaaaaaaaagttctctTCGAACCTGAGATTCGCGCGTCcatataactttttaacagCGTTCTAGCAGTAACTTTAAACAACTTTTATTGGTGACAAATTGAAATCAATCTAAATAtagagtttatttatttatttatttatttaaattctttatttaacacacacaaaaaagattaacacaaaaataaaaagaacaaaaaagaaaaacataacaTGTTAAATAGGCTGCCTTATCGCTATAAgcgatctctgccaggcaacctttGGATAGGATTTGTCATACGAATTAAAATTAGATGGGTGGTGTTTGATTTAAaaggataaaaaaaagaaaaataaaaataaaataaaaatatgtacatatacatattatatacgtatatatatataagaatagatacctaataataaataaataagtaaatacaatataaatgttgata is a window of Colias croceus chromosome 17, ilColCroc2.1 DNA encoding:
- the LOC123699116 gene encoding peroxisomal multifunctional enzyme type 2 yields the protein MEQLRFDGRVAVVTGAGGGLGKAYALLLGSRGAKVVVNDLGSARDGVGKSNFADAVVKEIKDKGGEAVADYNSVVEGEKIIKTALDKYGRVDILINNAGILRDRSFPKISEQDWDLVNAVHLKGAFKTTQAAWETFKKQKFGRVVMTSSNAGLMGNFGQSNYSAAKMGLVGLASTLAIEGAKYNIKVNTIVPTAASRLTEDILPPDMFQAMKPELIAPVVAYMVHDSFEDSGIIIDSTLGFAHKAHLVRSKGTPLRNNPSDPVTIESVKEKWTDVVNMSSAKRIDKITEVTMDLVQSLQDFEERSKLDSENPSHWSTYSYNSKDLVCYALGVGASVVNPSDLKFLYESHEDFTALPTFFILMGMCMESPVVSKAMPPGKYADFTNILHGEQYVEFLDEFPGTEGQYTTRNYVVDLLDKGSSAVAIVNSEIYQDKQLVLRTQQHIFVVGQGGFNGPRNSSKAVGVLPAPKRSPDAVVEQKTAEDQAALYRLSGDLNPLHIDPNVATASGHPRPILHGLASLGFSARHVLAKFAGNDPKNVKAIKARFAKPVLPGQTLVTEMWLEGKRVHFQTKVKETGNTVIAGAYVDMKNVVQSNSAAAQSPPSDLKSDSLFMKIQEEVKANLDKAKSVAAVFVYKITKNGKLVKTWTMNLKSDIGVYEGEPKTGKADTTITVSDDDLIEIASGQLSPQTAFLKGKIKISGNLMLAQKLGPLLKSSSKL